From Rhodospirillales bacterium, the proteins below share one genomic window:
- a CDS encoding SDR family oxidoreductase, which produces MATKEFEGRTALVTGGSRGIGRATCVRLAQEGARVAINYVGREDAAAETRRLVEAEGVAAMTVQADVSDPAQVEAMVRSVEADLGPVDLLVANAGIADSVPHTKLTYDIWKRTMAVNVDGVFLSVMAVKDGMLERGYGRIVCIASIAGLFSRPMMIDYAVSKAAVVGIVRNFSGALAPAVRINAVAPGLTDTDMVAGSDPVWRQSVIDNTPMQRMGTADEIAQMILFQLSDRSSFSTGQTMVASGGRITLP; this is translated from the coding sequence ATGGCAACGAAGGAATTTGAGGGACGTACGGCGCTCGTCACGGGCGGGTCCCGCGGGATCGGCCGAGCGACTTGCGTGCGGCTGGCACAGGAAGGCGCACGGGTCGCCATCAACTATGTCGGCCGGGAGGATGCCGCAGCGGAGACCCGTCGGTTGGTGGAAGCGGAGGGGGTGGCGGCGATGACCGTCCAGGCTGACGTGTCAGACCCGGCGCAGGTCGAGGCCATGGTGAGGTCTGTGGAAGCAGACCTCGGGCCGGTCGATCTCCTGGTCGCCAACGCCGGGATCGCCGATTCGGTTCCGCATACCAAGCTCACGTACGACATCTGGAAGCGGACCATGGCCGTCAACGTGGACGGCGTGTTTCTGTCCGTCATGGCGGTCAAGGACGGCATGCTGGAGCGCGGATACGGGCGGATTGTGTGCATCGCGTCGATCGCCGGGCTATTTAGTCGACCGATGATGATTGACTACGCGGTATCCAAGGCGGCAGTCGTCGGTATCGTCCGCAATTTCTCGGGCGCCCTGGCGCCCGCGGTGCGGATCAACGCGGTGGCGCCGGGTCTCACGGACACGGACATGGTGGCGGGTTCAGATCCTGTCTGGCGGCAATCGGTGATCGACAATACCCCGATGCAGCGCATGGGCACGGCCGACGAAATTGCACAGATGATCTTGTTCCAGTTGTCCGACCGGTCGAGTTTCTCCACCGGGCAGACGATGGTCGCGAGCGGGGGGCGCATCACCCTGCCGTAG
- a CDS encoding TRAP transporter permease translates to MSGRERSGPDNLSLLEQALRHPGANLARTVACTVAALSIALALFHLFCALFGTPESRAFRSTHLVVMLVLAFLLRPLGRASPLDPVVVPGDPGNTRRMMGFAADLSLAALGIFVQVYTLFDLEAFLMRQGDITDTDMAVGTLMVILVLEATRRMVGLAMVAVAGFFVAHALYTPHFPGFLYGPPTSFRKFVDFVFMRTEGIFGIPIYVASTYILLFILFGAILLRSGAGRFFIDFAVSLTGHRIGGPAKASVVASSCLGTVSGSAVANVVTTGPFTIPLMKQIGYRPRFAGAVEACASSGGQITPPIMGAAAFLVAEFLHISYLWVIVAAIIPTVLYFTTVYFMVHLEAEQHGIGRIDRDQLPKFREVLARGWHLLLALGVLLGLLFAGYTPMLAAFWSIIALVGLSFLRRDTAMTAVDLFAALETGVRNTVPVTIACACAGIIIGSIFTSGLGLKFTYSVIDLAGGSLPILLFLTAVGAIILGMGMTTTAVYITVAALVVPALIEIGVVPIAAHFFALYFGVVSSITPPVALASFAAAAVAGAPPMATAVESARIGIAKYLVPFAFVYNPSLLLEGPVWMTAISLPLALAGVWSLSLALEGWYRGPLPPALRIVLVVTGGLLFLPPQAVIAGLPAWWLVAIGGTVLVLVALGRRRGLLRSAPSP, encoded by the coding sequence ATGAGCGGACGGGAACGCTCCGGCCCCGACAACCTGTCACTTCTTGAACAGGCGCTCCGACACCCGGGCGCCAACCTTGCCCGGACGGTCGCCTGCACGGTGGCAGCGCTCAGCATCGCGCTGGCGTTGTTCCACCTTTTTTGCGCGCTGTTCGGAACTCCGGAATCGCGAGCCTTCCGCTCCACCCACCTGGTGGTCATGCTGGTGCTCGCGTTCCTCCTGCGGCCGCTCGGCCGCGCCTCGCCGCTTGATCCGGTCGTGGTGCCGGGCGATCCGGGCAACACGCGCCGGATGATGGGGTTCGCCGCCGATCTCTCCCTCGCCGCTCTCGGCATCTTCGTGCAGGTCTACACCCTGTTCGATCTCGAGGCGTTCCTCATGCGTCAGGGGGACATCACCGACACCGACATGGCCGTGGGCACGCTGATGGTCATCCTGGTGCTCGAAGCGACCCGCCGGATGGTCGGGTTGGCCATGGTGGCGGTAGCAGGCTTCTTCGTGGCACACGCCCTGTACACGCCCCACTTTCCCGGCTTCCTGTACGGGCCACCGACCTCGTTCCGAAAGTTCGTCGACTTCGTCTTCATGCGCACCGAGGGGATCTTCGGGATCCCCATCTACGTGGCGTCCACGTACATCCTCCTGTTCATCCTCTTTGGCGCGATCCTGCTGCGCTCGGGCGCGGGCCGGTTCTTCATCGATTTCGCGGTGTCGTTGACCGGCCACCGAATCGGCGGCCCCGCCAAGGCGTCCGTGGTGGCGAGCAGCTGCCTGGGGACGGTCTCCGGATCCGCCGTTGCCAACGTCGTGACGACCGGGCCGTTCACGATCCCCCTCATGAAGCAGATCGGCTACCGACCCCGGTTTGCCGGGGCGGTGGAGGCCTGCGCGTCGTCCGGCGGCCAGATCACACCACCGATCATGGGCGCAGCTGCGTTCCTAGTCGCCGAGTTCCTGCACATCAGCTACCTCTGGGTCATCGTCGCCGCGATCATTCCGACGGTTCTCTACTTCACAACCGTGTATTTCATGGTGCATCTGGAGGCCGAGCAGCACGGGATTGGTCGCATCGATCGCGACCAGCTGCCGAAGTTCCGTGAGGTCCTCGCCCGGGGATGGCACCTGCTGCTGGCCCTGGGTGTCCTCCTTGGCCTCCTGTTCGCTGGCTACACGCCGATGCTTGCGGCGTTCTGGTCGATCATCGCGCTGGTCGGCCTGAGCTTTCTCCGGCGTGACACGGCCATGACAGCCGTGGACCTGTTCGCGGCCCTGGAAACCGGCGTGCGGAACACCGTGCCGGTGACCATCGCGTGTGCCTGCGCCGGAATCATCATCGGTTCGATCTTCACGTCGGGACTGGGCCTGAAGTTCACCTATTCCGTGATCGACCTGGCCGGGGGGAGCCTGCCGATTCTCCTGTTCCTCACCGCTGTCGGCGCGATCATCCTCGGCATGGGCATGACCACCACGGCGGTCTACATCACCGTCGCCGCCCTGGTTGTTCCCGCCCTCATCGAAATCGGCGTCGTGCCCATCGCCGCGCACTTCTTCGCCCTTTACTTCGGCGTCGTATCCTCCATTACACCACCCGTGGCGCTGGCCTCCTTCGCTGCAGCCGCGGTCGCCGGCGCACCGCCGATGGCGACCGCGGTCGAATCCGCCCGTATCGGAATCGCCAAGTACCTGGTGCCGTTCGCATTCGTGTACAACCCGTCGCTGCTTCTGGAAGGACCGGTCTGGATGACCGCAATATCCCTGCCGCTTGCGCTGGCCGGAGTCTGGTCCCTGTCCCTGGCGCTGGAAGGATGGTACCGCGGGCCGCTCCCGCCCGCGCTGCGAATCGTGTTGGTCGTCACCGGCGGACTGCTCTTCCTGCCGCCACAGGCGGTGATCGCAGGCCTGCCGGCGTGGTGGCTGGTGGCAATCGGGGGAACGGTTCTGGTCCTCGTGGCCCTGGGGAGGAGGCGCGGGCTCCTGCGCTCGGCACCATCGCCATGA
- a CDS encoding branched-chain amino acid ABC transporter permease, whose protein sequence is MDELYFFLEVLIGGLLSGTLYSLVALGFVLIYKASGIFNFAQGTMVLFAALTFVGVLELGAPMLLAAVITLAVMVVLAFAVERFVFRHMVNQPQVILFMATIGLAYFLEGLGQTVWGTEVHVLDLGIPDRGLWLGPILVSHFDLVAAAVVALLVAGLGVFFRTTTMGRALRGVADDHQAALSIGIPLHHVWVAVWSVAGFVALVAGLVWGSKLGVQFSISLVALKAIPVMIIGGFTSIPGAIVGGLIVGASEKLAEVYLGPFVGGGLENWFPYMLAMLVLMVRPEGLFGEKIIERV, encoded by the coding sequence ATGGACGAGCTTTACTTCTTCCTCGAGGTGCTGATTGGCGGCCTGCTGTCGGGCACGCTGTACTCGCTTGTCGCCCTCGGTTTCGTGCTGATCTACAAGGCATCAGGCATCTTCAACTTTGCCCAAGGCACCATGGTGCTGTTTGCGGCGCTGACCTTCGTGGGCGTGCTGGAGCTGGGTGCGCCGATGCTGCTGGCAGCCGTGATCACGCTGGCCGTGATGGTGGTGCTCGCCTTCGCCGTGGAACGTTTTGTGTTCCGACACATGGTGAACCAACCCCAGGTCATCCTGTTCATGGCGACCATCGGGCTGGCCTACTTCCTGGAGGGCCTTGGCCAGACCGTCTGGGGTACGGAAGTGCACGTCCTCGATCTCGGAATTCCCGATCGGGGTTTGTGGCTGGGGCCCATTCTGGTCAGCCACTTCGATTTGGTCGCCGCCGCCGTCGTGGCCCTCCTCGTGGCCGGGCTGGGCGTGTTCTTCCGCACCACCACGATGGGGCGGGCGCTTCGCGGCGTGGCGGATGACCATCAGGCGGCCCTGTCGATCGGCATCCCCCTGCATCACGTTTGGGTCGCAGTCTGGTCCGTGGCGGGGTTCGTGGCCCTCGTGGCCGGCCTCGTGTGGGGCTCCAAGCTCGGCGTGCAGTTCTCCATCTCACTGGTGGCGCTCAAGGCGATCCCGGTGATGATCATCGGCGGCTTCACCTCGATCCCGGGCGCAATCGTGGGCGGCCTGATCGTGGGGGCCAGCGAGAAGCTGGCCGAGGTGTACTTGGGCCCGTTCGTGGGTGGCGGGCTGGAAAACTGGTTCCCGTACATGCTGGCGATGCTCGTGCTGATGGTGCGGCCCGAGGGCCTCT
- a CDS encoding AMP-binding protein, translating to MAGKPAANTFPRLLRANAEHLGDRPAYREKEFGIWQTWTWSEVAEEVRHLALGLRSLGLDRGDRFAIIGDNRPHLYWSFTAGQTIGAIPVPCYQDSVAEEIAYVCEHAGVRIAVVEDQEQVDKLIEVRDRLPELRAIVYTDPRGLERYDEVEGLVNLAAVAEAGKGLHGRDPEDYEREVARGRPTDIAAILYTSGTTGRPKGVLLTHANLIEPARRAVKFDSLTHSDEVLAYLPMAWVGDFVFSIAQCHIAGFCVNCPESPETVLTDLREIGPTYYFAPPRIFENMLTSLMVRMENAALVKRRLFSYFLGVARRVGCDILDGNRVNPLQRLQYAVGDLLIYAPLRDVLGLGRIRVAYTAGEAIGPDVFRFFRSLGINLKQLYGQTEASVYVTIQADAEARADTVGATFPGVEVRIQDQEVQFRGDGVFQGYYRDDDATAKSMTEDGFVRTGDAGYFDEAGHLRIVDRAKDVGALTDGTLFAPKFIENKLKFHPWIREAVAFGHERDMACCMINIDLEAVGDWAERRGIAYSGYTDLARQKEVYELVRGAIREVNADLGADPALRGSQIRRFLVLHKELDADDGELTRTRKVRRTVIGQNYGELVEALYAGRDSCRVAAEVTFEDGRRGTIEADVQIWDVDEAAPVAAAA from the coding sequence ATGGCTGGAAAACCCGCTGCAAACACATTCCCGAGGCTTCTGCGGGCGAACGCCGAACACCTGGGTGATCGGCCCGCCTACCGCGAGAAGGAATTCGGGATCTGGCAGACATGGACGTGGTCCGAGGTTGCCGAGGAGGTGCGGCACCTGGCGCTCGGGCTCCGCTCTCTTGGCCTCGATCGCGGCGACCGCTTTGCGATCATCGGGGACAACCGGCCGCACCTCTACTGGTCGTTCACTGCCGGTCAGACCATCGGTGCCATACCCGTTCCGTGTTACCAGGATTCGGTCGCCGAAGAGATTGCCTATGTTTGCGAACATGCCGGCGTGCGGATTGCCGTGGTCGAGGATCAGGAGCAGGTCGACAAGCTCATTGAGGTCCGTGACCGCCTCCCCGAATTGCGGGCGATCGTCTACACCGACCCGCGTGGTCTTGAGCGGTACGACGAGGTCGAAGGACTGGTTAACCTAGCTGCCGTCGCCGAGGCCGGGAAGGGTCTGCATGGCCGGGACCCCGAAGACTACGAGCGGGAAGTCGCCCGCGGCCGCCCCACGGATATCGCGGCCATCCTCTACACGTCCGGCACCACCGGCCGACCCAAAGGGGTGCTGCTCACGCACGCCAACCTGATCGAGCCGGCCCGGCGCGCGGTCAAGTTCGACAGCTTGACCCACAGCGACGAGGTGCTGGCCTACCTGCCAATGGCATGGGTGGGTGATTTCGTGTTTTCGATCGCGCAGTGCCATATCGCCGGGTTCTGCGTGAACTGCCCCGAGTCGCCGGAGACCGTGCTGACCGATCTGCGCGAAATCGGCCCGACCTACTACTTCGCCCCACCGCGCATCTTCGAGAACATGCTGACTTCCCTCATGGTCCGCATGGAGAATGCCGCCCTGGTCAAGCGTCGCCTGTTTTCCTACTTCCTGGGCGTGGCCCGGCGCGTTGGCTGCGACATTCTTGACGGGAACCGGGTCAACCCGCTGCAGAGACTGCAGTATGCGGTGGGCGATCTGCTGATCTACGCACCGCTCCGCGACGTACTCGGATTGGGCCGCATCCGCGTGGCCTACACCGCCGGCGAGGCGATCGGGCCTGATGTGTTCCGTTTCTTCCGGTCGCTGGGGATCAACCTCAAGCAGCTGTACGGCCAGACCGAAGCCTCGGTCTACGTGACGATTCAGGCCGATGCGGAAGCGCGGGCCGACACGGTCGGCGCCACGTTCCCCGGGGTCGAGGTCCGAATCCAGGACCAGGAGGTTCAGTTCCGCGGCGATGGCGTGTTCCAGGGTTACTACCGGGACGACGATGCGACGGCGAAGTCAATGACCGAGGACGGCTTCGTGCGAACCGGGGATGCGGGGTACTTCGACGAAGCCGGGCACCTGCGGATCGTCGACCGGGCCAAGGACGTGGGAGCGCTCACCGACGGTACGCTGTTCGCACCCAAGTTCATCGAGAACAAGCTCAAGTTCCACCCGTGGATCCGCGAGGCGGTGGCCTTCGGGCACGAGCGCGACATGGCCTGCTGCATGATCAACATCGACCTTGAGGCGGTGGGCGACTGGGCTGAGCGCCGCGGTATCGCGTACTCGGGATACACCGATCTTGCACGGCAAAAGGAGGTGTATGAGCTGGTGCGCGGTGCGATCCGCGAGGTAAACGCCGACCTCGGCGCGGATCCGGCGCTGCGCGGCTCCCAGATTCGACGCTTTCTCGTCCTCCACAAGGAACTCGACGCCGACGACGGCGAACTCACCCGAACCCGAAAGGTCCGTCGGACCGTGATCGGTCAAAACTATGGCGAGCTCGTGGAAGCCTTGTACGCGGGTCGGGACTCTTGCCGCGTAGCGGCCGAGGTCACCTTCGAGGACGGCCGGCGGGGGACGATTGAGGCCGACGTGCAGATCTGGGACGTGGATGAAGCCGCTCCCGTGGCGGCGGCGGCATGA
- a CDS encoding glutamate synthase subunit beta codes for MGKVTGFLEFERRERAYRPVTERIGHFREFVEPLVDSELQVQGGRCMDCGIPYCHQGCPVNNIIPDWNDLVYRGDWKQAADVLHSTNNFPEFTGRICPAPCEESCTLNIQDVPVTIKTIECAIADRAWEEGWIEPQPAIVRTGRTVAVVGSGPAGLAAAQQLARAGHAVTVFEKNERPGGLLRYGIPDFKMEKSHIDRRIEQMEAEGVEFRCGVHVGHDETASVLAATFDAVLLAGGAEHPRDLEVPGRDLDGVHFAMDFLTQQNRRIGSDPRNWQRDILAAGRRVIVIGGGDTGSDCIGTSFRQGAASVTQLEILPMPPEHPDKGATWPHWPLRLRTSSSQAEGAERDWSVQTRALAGADGRVRGLQCVRVDERFQPVAGTEFELEADLVLLAMGFLGPVQKGMLDELDVDLDARGNVKADTESYQSSIGNVFAAGDMRRGQSLVVWAIREGRQAARSIDQFLIGRTDLPR; via the coding sequence ATGGGAAAGGTTACCGGCTTCCTAGAGTTCGAACGGCGCGAACGGGCCTATCGGCCGGTCACCGAGCGGATCGGACACTTCCGCGAATTCGTGGAGCCGCTCGTGGATTCGGAGCTGCAAGTCCAGGGTGGCCGGTGCATGGACTGTGGGATCCCTTACTGCCACCAGGGATGTCCGGTCAACAACATTATCCCGGACTGGAACGATCTCGTGTACCGGGGCGACTGGAAGCAGGCGGCAGACGTGCTGCACTCGACCAACAACTTCCCCGAGTTCACGGGGCGAATCTGCCCGGCGCCATGTGAGGAATCGTGCACGCTGAACATTCAGGACGTGCCGGTCACCATCAAGACGATCGAATGCGCGATCGCGGACCGGGCCTGGGAAGAGGGCTGGATCGAACCCCAGCCAGCCATCGTTCGGACCGGGCGGACTGTGGCGGTCGTGGGTTCGGGCCCGGCCGGGCTGGCTGCCGCGCAGCAGCTTGCCAGAGCAGGCCACGCGGTGACCGTCTTCGAAAAGAACGAGCGGCCGGGCGGGCTACTCCGTTACGGCATTCCCGACTTCAAGATGGAAAAGTCGCATATCGACCGTCGGATCGAGCAGATGGAAGCGGAGGGCGTGGAGTTCCGCTGCGGTGTTCATGTGGGACACGACGAGACAGCCTCGGTCCTCGCCGCGACCTTCGACGCAGTCCTGCTGGCGGGCGGCGCTGAACACCCGCGCGACCTGGAAGTCCCGGGCCGCGACCTCGACGGTGTGCATTTCGCGATGGACTTCCTGACGCAGCAGAACCGCCGGATCGGCAGCGACCCGCGCAACTGGCAACGAGACATCCTGGCCGCCGGGCGCCGCGTCATCGTCATCGGTGGCGGGGATACCGGGTCGGACTGCATCGGCACCTCGTTCCGCCAGGGGGCGGCATCGGTGACGCAGCTCGAAATCCTCCCGATGCCGCCGGAGCATCCTGACAAGGGTGCAACGTGGCCGCATTGGCCGCTGCGGCTGCGCACGTCGTCGTCGCAGGCCGAAGGGGCGGAGCGAGACTGGTCGGTCCAGACGCGCGCGCTGGCCGGTGCTGACGGTCGGGTTCGCGGTCTGCAATGCGTGCGGGTGGACGAGCGCTTTCAGCCGGTGGCCGGGACCGAGTTCGAACTCGAGGCCGACCTCGTACTGCTGGCCATGGGCTTTCTCGGCCCGGTGCAAAAGGGCATGCTGGATGAGCTGGACGTCGACCTCGACGCACGCGGCAACGTCAAGGCTGACACCGAGAGCTACCAGAGTTCGATCGGCAACGTGTTCGCGGCAGGCGACATGCGTCGCGGGCAATCTCTGGTGGTCTGGGCCATTCGCGAGGGACGGCAGGCGGCCCGGTCGATCGACCAGTTCCTGATCGGGCGCACTGACCTGCCGAGGTAA
- a CDS encoding TAXI family TRAP transporter solute-binding subunit, which produces MTRFFAALLLVGVAVATGPAWAADTFLRMVSGPAGGNWYPLGAKLMEIVGTGLDQVVTSNAPGGGGANVQDINRGDAEIGFSYGHTVYRAFSGVDRSGKEHPNLRFVATLYPAALQTAVPADSDIVSYFDLQDRNISPGKARWSGFEAVQLLLSYYGFGVDDVRANGGTVHHVSYSDSVALMRDGHIDAFSGLTSVPQASFIDLNFSVGIRFLPVEDDVRTRFLAENPGYVDSVIPQEAYEDQSGDVPTVGATTVLIVNKDVPEEVVYGVTRLLWERHADLAAVSPTWKNARREDALQAAIIPLHPGAERYYTEHGLLP; this is translated from the coding sequence ATGACCCGCTTCTTCGCCGCCCTCCTACTGGTGGGCGTGGCCGTCGCAACCGGCCCAGCCTGGGCGGCCGACACGTTTCTTCGCATGGTCTCGGGGCCGGCTGGCGGGAACTGGTACCCCCTCGGCGCCAAGCTCATGGAAATCGTCGGTACCGGCCTTGACCAAGTGGTGACGTCCAATGCCCCTGGCGGCGGCGGGGCCAACGTGCAGGACATCAACCGCGGCGACGCCGAGATCGGCTTCAGTTACGGGCACACCGTCTACCGCGCCTTCTCCGGCGTTGACCGCTCCGGCAAGGAGCACCCCAACCTCCGGTTCGTCGCGACGCTGTATCCCGCCGCCCTGCAAACCGCGGTGCCGGCCGACTCCGACATTGTGTCCTACTTCGATCTACAGGATCGCAATATCAGCCCCGGCAAGGCCCGCTGGTCCGGTTTCGAGGCCGTGCAGCTGCTCCTTTCCTATTACGGGTTCGGAGTTGACGACGTTCGCGCCAACGGCGGCACGGTGCACCACGTGTCGTACAGCGATTCCGTGGCGCTGATGCGCGACGGGCACATCGACGCCTTCTCCGGCCTCACCAGCGTCCCGCAGGCGTCCTTCATCGATCTCAATTTCAGCGTGGGAATCCGGTTCCTGCCAGTCGAGGATGACGTTCGTACGCGTTTTCTCGCCGAGAATCCCGGATACGTCGACAGCGTGATCCCGCAGGAGGCATATGAGGACCAGTCCGGCGACGTGCCGACCGTAGGGGCCACGACCGTCCTCATCGTCAACAAGGATGTTCCCGAAGAGGTGGTCTACGGCGTGACCCGCCTGCTGTGGGAACGTCATGCGGATCTCGCTGCCGTGAGTCCGACCTGGAAAAACGCCAGGCGGGAAGATGCCCTGCAGGCAGCGATCATCCCGCTCCATCCCGGGGCGGAACGCTACTACACGGAACACGGCCTGCTCCCCTAG
- a CDS encoding alpha/beta hydrolase → MNGSNVSFARRTVLPLVGTGFAVFVGVCAVLYLLQERLIFLRAPLLEGDRRAVALLSDTEEIEIEAEDGTRLHGWLRHTTGDAQPRGLVLYFGGNAEEVSGQFHDAEALAPWSFAAINYRGYGLSEGRPSEVSLTADARVIFDWLAKLDGVDPNRIVVFGRSLGTGVAVQLAADRPVQAAVLVSPFDSLRSIAQSHYPFVPVSLLLKHPFDSLARAPAIPTPALVLVGADDRLVPPRLSQRLYDAWGGPKQWISVPDADHNDLHVQPGYWPAIHAFLNAHSSGR, encoded by the coding sequence ATGAACGGCAGCAATGTTAGTTTCGCTCGTCGAACGGTGCTGCCGCTGGTCGGCACCGGTTTTGCCGTATTCGTTGGGGTGTGCGCGGTGCTCTATCTGCTGCAGGAGCGGCTGATTTTCTTGCGGGCGCCGCTGCTGGAGGGCGATCGCCGGGCCGTGGCGCTCCTGTCGGACACCGAAGAGATAGAGATCGAGGCGGAGGACGGTACCCGGCTTCACGGCTGGCTCCGGCACACGACGGGCGATGCGCAGCCTCGCGGCCTGGTGCTCTATTTCGGCGGAAACGCGGAGGAGGTGTCTGGGCAGTTCCACGATGCCGAAGCGCTCGCGCCGTGGTCGTTCGCCGCCATCAACTACCGCGGGTACGGGCTCAGCGAAGGACGCCCGAGCGAGGTGTCGCTGACGGCCGATGCCCGGGTCATCTTCGACTGGTTGGCAAAGCTGGACGGTGTCGATCCGAACCGGATCGTGGTGTTCGGACGCAGCCTCGGCACCGGGGTCGCGGTGCAGCTCGCTGCCGACCGTCCGGTGCAAGCTGCTGTCCTGGTCTCCCCGTTCGACAGTCTCCGCAGCATCGCGCAAAGCCACTACCCGTTTGTGCCGGTGTCCCTGCTCCTCAAACACCCGTTCGATTCGCTGGCCCGCGCACCCGCCATCCCGACGCCCGCGCTGGTGCTGGTGGGCGCCGACGACCGACTGGTCCCGCCCCGGTTGTCGCAGCGCCTGTACGACGCCTGGGGCGGCCCGAAGCAATGGATCAGCGTCCCCGACGCGGACCACAACGACCTCCACGTTCAGCCTGGCTACTGGCCCGCAATTCACGCATTCCTGAACGCCCATTCGTCCGGGCGTTGA
- a CDS encoding HEPN domain-containing protein produces MRNRGLAADYVRRAVVRVQAIEVLHGAGSWADVVRESQEAVELALKGLLRSSGIEPPRLHDVSAILASERQRLPESVHAHVDRMAAISRDLRRDRELAFYGAEDLVPSEFYGKQDACRALAGARFVVDTVASVFGTPD; encoded by the coding sequence ATGCGTAACCGGGGACTTGCAGCGGATTATGTTCGGCGTGCCGTCGTTCGCGTTCAGGCAATTGAGGTACTGCACGGTGCCGGTAGCTGGGCCGATGTCGTACGCGAATCGCAGGAAGCGGTTGAGCTCGCGTTGAAGGGGCTGCTGCGTAGTTCCGGCATCGAACCGCCGCGCCTTCACGATGTCTCGGCCATATTGGCCAGCGAACGCCAACGTCTACCCGAATCCGTCCATGCGCACGTCGACAGGATGGCCGCGATTTCCCGCGACCTGCGCCGCGACCGAGAACTCGCATTCTACGGCGCGGAGGACCTCGTCCCCTCCGAGTTCTACGGGAAACAGGACGCCTGCCGGGCGCTCGCCGGTGCGCGCTTCGTCGTCGACACCGTTGCCTCGGTGTTCGGCACGCCGGACTGA
- a CDS encoding ABC transporter ATP-binding protein, which yields MKREIGSGPPVTALENIHLSFGGLRALQDVSVAVQPRERLAIIGPNGAGKSSLFNIISGIYTASSGVVRHKGEERPPRMKPYEVARLGIARTFQNIALFPGMSALDNIMTGRNSLMRRGILSEALQLGWARRQEIEHRRRAEEIIDFLEIPSVRRTPVGELPYGMQKRVELGRALAAEPELLLLDEPMAGMNLEEKEDMCRFILDVNEIHGTTLILVEHDMGVVMDISDRVAVFDYGRKIADAAPDDVRRDQTVIDAYLGTAHEH from the coding sequence ATGAAACGCGAGATCGGCAGCGGCCCTCCGGTCACTGCGCTCGAGAACATTCACCTTTCCTTCGGCGGCCTGCGGGCACTGCAGGATGTGAGCGTGGCGGTCCAGCCGCGCGAACGGCTCGCAATTATCGGGCCGAACGGCGCCGGCAAGAGCTCGCTATTCAACATCATCAGCGGCATCTACACCGCTTCTTCCGGTGTCGTTCGCCACAAGGGCGAGGAACGGCCACCACGCATGAAACCGTATGAGGTCGCCCGTCTCGGTATTGCGAGGACCTTCCAGAACATCGCGCTGTTCCCGGGCATGTCGGCGCTCGACAACATCATGACGGGGCGCAACAGCCTGATGCGCCGCGGCATCCTCAGCGAGGCCTTGCAGCTGGGGTGGGCGCGCCGACAGGAAATCGAGCATCGGCGCCGGGCCGAGGAAATCATCGACTTCCTGGAGATTCCCTCGGTCCGGAGAACTCCCGTCGGCGAGCTCCCCTACGGGATGCAGAAGCGGGTGGAGCTCGGCCGGGCCTTGGCGGCGGAACCGGAGCTCCTGCTGCTCGATGAACCGATGGCCGGCATGAACCTCGAAGAGAAGGAGGACATGTGCCGGTTCATCCTGGACGTCAACGAGATTCATGGCACGACCCTGATCCTCGTCGAGCACGACATGGGCGTCGTGATGGATATTTCCGACCGGGTGGCCGTGTTCGACTACGGCCGCAAGATTGCCGACGCCGCTCCCGACGACGTGCGCCGTGACCAGACGGTGATTGACGCGTACCTCGGAACTGCGCACGAGCACTGA
- a CDS encoding nucleotidyltransferase domain-containing protein, whose amino-acid sequence MAHDACSGRFLLRIDPSLHAALRQAAAAHGLSLNAFCARRLAHPMGMLLDFPAASAALQRANDVIGGALIGMAVFGSWARGEPTDASDVDVLVVADENVPIARTLYRKWDEKPVRWEGRPVDPHFTRLPTGRRPPSALWAEVAIDGMVLIERELRLSAHLAAVRRVLAAGRLRRRTVHGQGYWTEVA is encoded by the coding sequence ATGGCCCACGATGCATGCTCAGGACGGTTCCTGCTCCGTATTGATCCATCTCTGCATGCCGCCCTGCGGCAGGCAGCGGCCGCACACGGGCTCTCGCTCAACGCTTTTTGCGCGCGGCGCCTCGCCCACCCCATGGGCATGCTCCTCGACTTCCCGGCGGCCTCTGCAGCGCTTCAGCGCGCGAACGACGTGATCGGGGGTGCGCTGATTGGAATGGCAGTCTTTGGATCCTGGGCCCGCGGCGAACCCACCGACGCCTCGGATGTCGATGTGCTGGTCGTGGCCGACGAGAACGTCCCGATCGCCCGCACCTTGTACCGGAAGTGGGATGAAAAGCCGGTCAGGTGGGAAGGACGGCCCGTCGACCCGCATTTCACCCGATTGCCGACCGGCCGACGGCCACCGTCCGCGCTGTGGGCCGAGGTGGCGATCGACGGCATGGTGCTGATCGAACGTGAACTCCGCCTTTCCGCACACCTGGCGGCAGTGAGACGCGTGCTGGCGGCAGGGCGGCTCCGCCGACGAACCGTGCACGGACAAGGGTATTGGACGGAGGTCGCTTGA